In Symmachiella dynata, the following are encoded in one genomic region:
- a CDS encoding tetratricopeptide repeat protein, whose translation MINWRVDSLLILLTPLIAVPAVMLLSSSVVGVDAATISLIVTAFFATGHHLPGMIRAYGDRDLFQRFKLRFILAPPLVFLAYFPLYNYHFDLYRLIILVWATWHGFMQLYGFVRIYDAKVGSTAKATANWDWLVCLCGFATARLMRPEQVSSTLGHWYSAGGPLIPPTLLTTVRWGAIAICIAVLIGFTVNYIVQWRRGPKPNPLKVVMLISGIGTWWIAMCFVDELILGIALFDICHDVQYLAIVWLYNCRSVNANPKLNRFMRYVFRRGMVLLYLGLITAYGTIGYIAPLVKDGTISSIVYSVLFTSTILHYYYDGFIWKVREKTNQANLGLAEGAVAPRSQWLSGIRSSHALKWAPAIVVLGLLFLSDLIDPPLTTAQKDKMDKSYAQTVVGKPIRLEKPEEISWLNAEFQSAQDIAETVPDDRRAQLRAAILLANFGRNDEAANRLEELLKQHPEYFDAHTTLAEIHLYQGNLEQATDSFQTALSHAKTGKERSAINLRLGEIDLHKKDFAAAKIKFQKAVEDNPRLSASVEALEKASSPSPSPYPTGG comes from the coding sequence ATGATCAACTGGCGAGTGGATTCTTTGCTGATTCTGCTCACGCCGCTGATAGCAGTCCCTGCAGTGATGCTGCTCTCATCATCCGTCGTTGGTGTCGACGCTGCGACCATTTCTTTGATCGTAACAGCCTTCTTCGCCACTGGCCATCATCTACCTGGGATGATCCGGGCCTACGGGGATCGGGACCTGTTCCAGCGATTTAAGCTGCGGTTCATTCTGGCCCCCCCCTTGGTGTTCTTAGCGTACTTTCCGCTCTACAACTACCACTTCGATCTATACCGACTGATCATCCTCGTCTGGGCGACTTGGCACGGTTTCATGCAGCTGTACGGCTTCGTGCGAATTTACGATGCCAAGGTGGGATCGACGGCCAAGGCAACGGCGAACTGGGACTGGTTGGTTTGCCTGTGCGGTTTCGCAACCGCCCGTCTCATGCGGCCAGAACAGGTTTCGAGCACGTTGGGCCACTGGTACTCGGCAGGCGGCCCCTTGATCCCCCCGACATTGCTGACCACAGTCCGCTGGGGAGCGATAGCAATTTGTATCGCGGTGCTTATCGGCTTTACTGTCAATTACATTGTGCAATGGCGACGCGGACCTAAGCCGAACCCTCTCAAGGTCGTGATGCTGATCAGCGGCATTGGCACGTGGTGGATCGCCATGTGCTTTGTGGATGAGTTGATCTTAGGCATCGCCCTGTTCGACATCTGCCATGATGTGCAGTATTTAGCGATTGTTTGGCTGTACAACTGCCGCAGCGTCAACGCAAACCCCAAACTAAACCGCTTCATGCGCTACGTATTTCGCCGCGGGATGGTCTTGCTGTATTTGGGGCTGATAACTGCTTACGGGACCATTGGTTACATTGCGCCGCTGGTGAAGGATGGCACGATCAGCAGTATCGTTTACAGCGTACTTTTTACATCAACGATCCTGCACTACTACTACGATGGCTTTATCTGGAAAGTCCGCGAAAAAACCAACCAAGCCAATCTGGGCTTGGCCGAAGGTGCGGTTGCGCCACGGAGTCAATGGTTATCAGGGATCAGGTCTTCCCACGCTCTCAAATGGGCGCCGGCGATTGTTGTCCTGGGGTTGCTATTCCTATCCGACCTGATTGATCCACCGTTGACGACTGCCCAAAAAGATAAGATGGACAAGAGCTACGCCCAGACCGTTGTTGGCAAACCGATCCGCCTTGAAAAACCAGAAGAGATTAGTTGGTTAAACGCGGAATTCCAATCAGCGCAGGACATTGCAGAAACCGTCCCGGACGACCGACGAGCACAATTGCGGGCTGCCATCTTATTGGCGAACTTCGGACGCAATGATGAGGCGGCAAACCGCTTGGAAGAGCTGCTAAAACAGCACCCCGAGTATTTCGATGCGCACACAACCTTGGCAGAAATCCATCTTTACCAGGGCAATCTCGAACAAGCAACCGACAGTTTTCAAACGGCACTTTCCCACGCCAAAACCGGCAAGGAACGCTCTGCCATCAATCTGAGACTCGGCGAAATCGATCTGCACAAGAAGGATTTTGCTGCGGCTAAAATCAAATTCCAAAAAGCTGTCGAAGACAACCCCCGCCTTTCAGCCTCCGTCGAAGCGCTAGAAAAGGCCAGCTCCCCCTCACCCAGCCCCTACCCAACCGGCGGTTAG
- a CDS encoding CPBP family intramembrane glutamic endopeptidase, whose protein sequence is MNRSTRLFRWCVGGMFAAWTLWSVLMAFVGEPFSLPLLRALVRVSVVLIPALAYVHFVVKDREDFWAFRHNWRQGLLVGTVLSSLFFVMIVAQNSGRIFSLPVGFAVWFNFIIVSPLVEEMMFRRVILEHLKSVTSTSRAILLESLLFSLLHLPWWFLSGKQQGVALVAALVSLFVYGVVFSVAVHYTKSIWAALLPHWINNLVILSFST, encoded by the coding sequence ATGAATCGTTCGACGCGTCTCTTTCGTTGGTGTGTTGGTGGAATGTTCGCCGCTTGGACGCTCTGGTCTGTCTTGATGGCGTTCGTTGGCGAACCGTTTTCTTTGCCGTTGCTCCGCGCCCTGGTTCGCGTCTCCGTCGTCCTGATCCCCGCACTGGCCTATGTTCATTTTGTGGTCAAGGACCGTGAAGACTTTTGGGCATTCCGCCACAACTGGCGACAGGGGTTGCTGGTGGGGACGGTTTTGTCCAGCTTGTTTTTCGTCATGATTGTGGCACAAAATTCTGGACGGATATTCTCGCTGCCAGTTGGTTTTGCCGTTTGGTTCAACTTCATCATCGTGTCGCCGCTCGTCGAAGAAATGATGTTCCGCCGCGTGATCTTAGAGCACCTAAAGTCAGTGACTTCTACGTCTCGTGCGATTCTTTTGGAATCGTTGCTCTTCTCCTTGTTGCATCTTCCCTGGTGGTTTTTGTCCGGAAAACAACAAGGCGTTGCACTGGTCGCGGCTTTGGTATCGCTGTTTGTTTACGGCGTCGTTTTTTCAGTCGCCGTGCACTACACAAAATCAATCTGGGCCGCATTGCTCCCGCACTGGATCAACAATTTGGTCATCCTGAGCTTTAGCACGTAG